One stretch of Schlesneria sp. DSM 10557 DNA includes these proteins:
- a CDS encoding DEAD/DEAH box helicase: MTHKLFSDLGLSPDLLKSIERMGFEQASPIQAEAIPQILTGRDVIGQSQTGSGKTAAFGIPAVEMADPTNRDVQIVMMCPTRELASQVAEEISKLAHFKKGIRELPIFGGQSYEHQFRGLKAGPQIVIGTPGRLIDHIKQGTLKLSGVKMIVLDEADRMLDMGFRDDIEKILEAIPSERQIVLFSATLPPPIRKIIERFTKDPITVRIEATAMSVPAIEQSYVEVDYRSKTEVLCRLLDLHDVRYGLVFGFTKIQVDTLTEALTARGYSCDKLHGDMTQPMRERTMKRFRERKIDLLVATDVAARGLDVDDLEIVFNYELPHDAEDYVHRIGRTGRAGKSGKAISLVSGREFGRLQQIIRFTKAKINRVSVPRLEELELKHASRLVESLHNTIQSGEFKPQDKLLEDLIEAGHAPGEIISALMHMLAGESNRAPERIAEDDPRPPRRSHRDHPFDQRDQRGPRGDRDDGPPRMTRPRESTGRGQYDGPPSRVDDSGVWIKFNVGDNAGVSPGDFVGCIANEAGVPRTVIGNIQILQTVSFVQVAAEAAEQILGAVQGVRLRGRRVQAMPGTPPRRDFRPGRDEGPNRRGNRN; encoded by the coding sequence ATGACACACAAACTTTTCTCCGATCTGGGCCTCTCGCCCGACCTTCTCAAATCCATCGAGCGAATGGGTTTTGAACAGGCCTCACCGATTCAGGCTGAGGCGATCCCACAGATTCTGACCGGCCGGGACGTGATCGGCCAATCTCAAACCGGTTCCGGTAAAACCGCTGCCTTCGGTATCCCGGCTGTGGAAATGGCCGACCCCACCAATCGTGACGTGCAGATCGTGATGATGTGCCCGACTCGCGAACTGGCCTCGCAGGTTGCCGAAGAAATCTCGAAACTCGCCCACTTCAAAAAGGGAATCCGCGAACTGCCGATCTTTGGCGGACAGAGTTACGAACATCAGTTTCGCGGACTGAAAGCGGGCCCGCAGATCGTCATCGGGACACCCGGCCGACTGATCGACCATATCAAGCAAGGCACGCTGAAGCTGAGCGGCGTCAAGATGATCGTCCTCGACGAAGCCGATCGCATGCTCGACATGGGCTTCCGCGACGACATCGAGAAGATCCTCGAAGCGATCCCCAGCGAGCGCCAGATCGTCCTCTTCTCAGCAACCCTGCCCCCTCCGATCCGCAAAATCATCGAACGCTTTACGAAGGACCCGATTACGGTCCGGATCGAAGCAACCGCGATGAGCGTCCCGGCGATCGAACAGTCCTACGTCGAAGTCGACTACCGATCCAAGACTGAGGTACTCTGTCGCCTGCTCGACCTGCACGATGTCCGCTACGGACTCGTCTTCGGATTCACAAAGATCCAGGTGGATACGCTTACCGAGGCGCTGACGGCGCGCGGTTACAGTTGCGACAAACTGCATGGCGACATGACCCAGCCGATGCGTGAACGAACCATGAAGCGGTTCCGTGAACGTAAAATCGACTTGCTCGTTGCGACCGACGTCGCAGCCCGCGGCCTGGATGTGGACGATCTTGAAATCGTATTCAATTACGAGCTGCCGCATGATGCCGAAGACTACGTACACCGCATCGGCCGGACGGGACGCGCCGGTAAAAGCGGCAAGGCCATCAGCCTGGTCAGTGGCCGCGAATTCGGACGGTTGCAGCAGATCATTCGCTTCACCAAGGCGAAGATCAACAGAGTCTCAGTCCCGCGACTTGAAGAGCTCGAGCTGAAACATGCCAGTCGACTCGTCGAGTCCCTGCATAACACGATCCAGTCGGGCGAGTTCAAGCCGCAGGACAAACTGCTGGAAGACCTGATCGAAGCAGGGCACGCTCCCGGCGAAATCATCTCCGCCCTGATGCACATGCTGGCGGGCGAAAGCAACCGAGCCCCCGAACGGATCGCCGAAGACGACCCGCGTCCTCCCCGTCGATCCCACCGCGATCATCCGTTCGATCAGCGAGACCAGCGCGGACCCAGAGGCGACCGCGACGATGGTCCGCCGCGAATGACCCGGCCACGTGAATCGACCGGTCGAGGCCAATACGACGGGCCTCCTTCGCGGGTTGACGATTCGGGAGTCTGGATCAAATTCAATGTCGGCGATAACGCCGGGGTCTCACCGGGCGACTTTGTCGGCTGCATCGCCAACGAGGCGGGTGTCCCACGTACCGTCATCGGAAACATTCAGATCCTCCAGACCGTCAGCTTCGTTCAGGTCGCTGCTGAGGCGGCAGAGCAGATTCTCGGTGCCGTTCAGGGAGTCCGCCTGCGAGGAAGACGAGTCCAGGCCATGCCCGGCACGCCCCCTCGTCGAGACTTCCGCCCCGGCCGGGACGAAGGACCAAACCGCCGCGGCAATCGCAACTAG
- a CDS encoding 2-oxoglutarate dehydrogenase E1 component → MSPSDTVTSRSSSKGVSSSSGSRNGDHQFLDEESRVPGQDTNLTYVESLYLEYLEDPSSVSEDWQDYFRQIVESQTRSGGELHDPSLFRAPSVGTGVVSPIQLDYAILQERVERLIRNYRIMGHYAADIDPLGQPRPTVDELEPAACGLTEADMDRQVSTMSAGGQHFRTVREVHQWMRNTYCRSIGVQFMHIDDMRVREWLQTRMETTENRIELTLQEQKRILKRLSDAVVFEEFILNKFKGAKSFSLEGAETLIPLLELAIYQAADQGVEEIVLGMAHRGRLNVLASIMGKAPRAIFREFADLDPELNTGRGDVKYHLGYSNDWHSGDGRKMHLSLCFNPSHLEFVNPVAMGRVRAKQDRNGDTTREKVVCMLIHGDAAFAGEGIIQETLNISNLGATGIGGTVHVVVNNQIGFTTGPHQARSTPYATDVAKMLQIPIFHVNGEDPEAVAQVVRLAMDFRQTFHSDVVIDMYCYRFRGHNENDEPSFTQPLMYRQIKARKKVGQNYLDKLMKLGGITEEEANRLQFAHRQQLESELEVANGPNYEHRWDMLQGTWRGYLGGNEAGIPEVDTGVDPAKLAQLLEQMSQLPEGFQPHPKVHNPQSSLAILTKRLAIAQGKLPLDWASGESLAFATLSLEGHRIRLHGQDVERGTFSHRHAVFHDFETDQTYMPLAHLSPDQAPVEVVNSCLSEAGVLGYEYGYSLDTPDGLICWEAQFGDFVNVAQVIIDQFIVSAEDKWNRLSGLVMLLPHGFEGNGPEHSSARLERFLQLAAEDNIQIVYPTTPAQIFHVLRRQVLRKWRKPLIVMTPKEYLRNPRAVSSFADLGTGTFRRLLPDTLERPAGEVRQIVLCTGKIYYELAARREELQRNDVAILRLEQLYPTPDKELEEVLSAYPDGTPVVWAQEEPENMGAWRFLRVHWGESLFRRYPLSCVSRPASASPATGSHKSHDLEQNEILTKVIGASTKPATSH, encoded by the coding sequence ATGAGTCCTTCAGATACGGTTACAAGTCGCTCTTCGTCGAAGGGCGTTTCTTCCTCAAGTGGGTCCCGTAATGGAGACCACCAATTTCTGGATGAGGAGAGCCGGGTCCCGGGTCAGGATACAAACTTGACGTACGTCGAGTCGCTGTATCTGGAGTACCTTGAGGACCCCTCTTCAGTTTCGGAAGATTGGCAGGACTACTTTCGACAGATCGTCGAGAGTCAGACCCGATCTGGAGGCGAGCTGCATGATCCGAGCCTGTTCCGTGCACCATCGGTGGGAACAGGTGTGGTCAGTCCGATTCAGCTTGACTACGCCATTCTGCAAGAGCGGGTTGAGCGACTGATTCGTAACTACCGAATCATGGGCCACTACGCAGCCGATATCGATCCCCTGGGTCAGCCACGACCGACCGTCGATGAGCTTGAACCTGCTGCCTGCGGTTTGACCGAAGCTGACATGGATCGTCAGGTCTCCACGATGTCGGCAGGCGGACAGCACTTCCGAACCGTTCGCGAAGTGCATCAGTGGATGCGGAACACTTACTGCCGATCGATCGGTGTGCAGTTCATGCATATCGACGACATGCGGGTTCGTGAGTGGCTCCAGACCCGGATGGAAACGACCGAGAATCGGATCGAGCTGACGCTGCAGGAGCAGAAGCGAATCCTGAAGCGACTCAGTGACGCGGTCGTGTTTGAAGAGTTCATCCTGAACAAGTTCAAGGGTGCCAAAAGCTTCTCGCTCGAAGGAGCGGAAACGCTGATTCCTCTGCTGGAACTCGCCATCTATCAGGCGGCGGACCAGGGAGTCGAAGAGATTGTTCTGGGGATGGCCCACCGCGGTCGTCTGAACGTGCTGGCAAGCATTATGGGGAAAGCTCCCCGGGCGATCTTCCGCGAGTTCGCTGACCTTGATCCTGAATTGAATACGGGTCGTGGTGACGTCAAGTACCACCTCGGTTACAGCAACGACTGGCATTCCGGCGACGGCCGCAAAATGCACTTGTCGCTTTGCTTCAACCCCAGCCATCTGGAATTCGTCAACCCGGTCGCCATGGGCCGTGTTCGCGCGAAGCAGGATCGCAATGGCGACACCACTCGCGAAAAAGTGGTCTGCATGCTGATCCATGGGGACGCTGCTTTTGCCGGTGAAGGGATCATTCAGGAAACACTGAATATCAGCAATCTCGGTGCGACGGGAATCGGTGGTACGGTTCACGTCGTGGTGAACAACCAGATCGGATTCACCACGGGGCCTCATCAGGCACGTTCGACACCTTATGCCACCGACGTGGCGAAGATGCTTCAGATTCCGATCTTCCACGTGAATGGGGAAGATCCGGAAGCGGTCGCTCAAGTGGTCCGACTGGCGATGGACTTCCGCCAGACGTTCCACAGTGACGTCGTAATCGATATGTACTGTTACCGCTTCCGTGGGCACAACGAGAATGACGAGCCGTCATTCACTCAGCCGCTGATGTACCGTCAGATCAAGGCACGGAAAAAGGTCGGACAGAACTATCTGGACAAGCTGATGAAGCTCGGCGGGATCACCGAGGAAGAAGCGAATCGTCTGCAGTTCGCTCATCGGCAGCAGCTTGAGTCGGAACTGGAAGTTGCCAACGGTCCCAACTACGAACATCGCTGGGATATGCTGCAAGGGACCTGGCGCGGGTACCTCGGCGGTAACGAAGCGGGGATTCCCGAAGTCGACACCGGAGTTGATCCCGCCAAGCTCGCTCAACTTCTGGAGCAGATGTCGCAGCTTCCCGAAGGGTTCCAGCCGCATCCGAAGGTCCACAATCCGCAGAGTTCGCTGGCAATTTTGACGAAGCGACTGGCGATCGCCCAAGGCAAGTTGCCGCTCGACTGGGCCTCGGGTGAATCGCTTGCATTCGCGACGTTGAGCTTGGAAGGGCACCGGATCCGATTGCACGGACAAGACGTTGAACGCGGGACGTTCAGTCACCGCCACGCCGTGTTCCATGACTTTGAAACCGACCAGACCTATATGCCGCTGGCACACCTGTCGCCAGATCAGGCCCCGGTTGAAGTCGTGAATAGCTGTCTGTCAGAAGCAGGCGTTCTGGGCTACGAGTACGGTTACAGCCTCGATACACCCGACGGGTTGATCTGTTGGGAAGCTCAGTTCGGTGACTTCGTCAACGTGGCTCAAGTCATCATTGACCAGTTCATCGTCAGTGCTGAAGACAAGTGGAACCGACTCAGCGGTCTGGTCATGTTGCTTCCGCACGGGTTTGAGGGGAACGGGCCAGAGCATTCCAGTGCTCGTCTGGAGCGATTCCTGCAACTGGCTGCCGAAGACAATATTCAGATTGTCTATCCCACGACTCCAGCCCAGATTTTCCATGTGCTGCGTCGTCAGGTGCTGCGAAAGTGGCGTAAGCCGCTGATCGTGATGACGCCGAAGGAATACCTGCGTAATCCGCGAGCTGTTTCCAGCTTTGCTGATCTGGGTACCGGAACGTTCCGCCGACTGTTGCCCGACACGCTGGAGCGACCTGCCGGTGAAGTTCGTCAGATCGTGCTGTGCACGGGCAAGATCTACTACGAATTGGCGGCCCGCCGCGAAGAACTGCAGAGAAACGACGTGGCGATTCTGCGGCTTGAGCAGCTCTATCCGACTCCGGATAAAGAGCTGGAAGAAGTCCTGTCTGCCTATCCCGATGGGACGCCGGTCGTCTGGGCACAGGAAGAACCCGAGAACATGGGTGCCTGGCGATTCCTGCGAGTTCACTGGGGCGAATCCCTCTTCCGACGCTATCCGCTGTCATGCGTGTCTCGACCCGCTTCGGCCAGTCCGGCAACGGGATCGCACAAAAGTCACGATCTCGAACAAAACGAGATTTTGACCAAGGTGATCGGCGCTTCGACAAAACCTGCGACCTCGCACTAG
- the odhB gene encoding 2-oxoglutarate dehydrogenase complex dihydrolipoyllysine-residue succinyltransferase, translated as MTVEVQLKKGDFGDSVSEVVVVEWLKQVGEQITADEDIVELESDKATTKWPAPKTGVVTKLMFNAGDTIELPAVIALIDETAVAAAPAAAPAKAEAPAAASAAKPAATGDIRVMPSAAAALAENGLKPSQVTPTGPGGRLLKEDVQRQVAAAPKAPAPAVAKPAPAPAPARTIVAGDRSEKRQAMSPIRKRIASRLVEAQTNAALLTTFNEVDMTAIMDLRKQHQDAFVQRYGIKLGFMSFFVKAAIDALQTFPAINAEIQGNEIVYHNYFDIGIAIGGGKGLVVPVLRNAEGMGFAQIEQAIAEFANKVKGNTLSPQELTGGTFTITNGGVYGSLLSTPIVNPPQSGVLGMHAIQDRPIALNGQVVIRPMMYLALTYDHRIVDGREAVTFLKRIKDCLENPVRLLLDV; from the coding sequence ATGACAGTCGAAGTACAGCTGAAGAAAGGTGATTTTGGCGATTCCGTCTCGGAGGTCGTCGTCGTTGAATGGCTCAAGCAGGTTGGTGAGCAGATCACGGCCGACGAAGACATCGTCGAGCTGGAAAGTGATAAGGCCACAACGAAATGGCCCGCACCCAAAACGGGTGTGGTCACCAAGTTGATGTTCAACGCTGGCGATACGATTGAGCTTCCCGCTGTGATCGCCTTGATCGACGAAACGGCTGTCGCCGCAGCTCCGGCTGCCGCACCTGCAAAAGCCGAAGCACCCGCCGCTGCCAGTGCTGCCAAGCCGGCCGCGACAGGTGACATTCGCGTCATGCCGTCGGCCGCTGCTGCTCTGGCCGAGAACGGTCTGAAGCCATCCCAGGTGACCCCAACGGGACCCGGCGGGCGGCTGCTGAAAGAAGACGTTCAGCGTCAAGTGGCTGCTGCACCGAAGGCACCCGCTCCCGCTGTCGCCAAACCGGCTCCAGCCCCTGCTCCAGCACGAACGATCGTCGCTGGGGACCGCTCGGAAAAGCGACAGGCGATGAGTCCGATCCGCAAGCGAATTGCCTCGCGGCTGGTCGAAGCTCAGACTAACGCAGCGTTGTTGACCACCTTTAATGAAGTCGACATGACGGCCATCATGGATCTGCGAAAACAGCACCAGGACGCGTTCGTGCAGCGCTACGGGATCAAGCTCGGGTTCATGTCCTTCTTCGTGAAGGCCGCGATCGATGCCTTGCAGACCTTCCCTGCGATTAACGCCGAGATCCAGGGTAACGAAATCGTTTACCATAACTATTTCGATATCGGGATCGCGATTGGTGGCGGCAAGGGACTGGTCGTTCCCGTGCTTCGCAATGCCGAAGGGATGGGCTTCGCACAGATTGAGCAGGCCATTGCCGAGTTCGCCAACAAGGTTAAAGGGAACACTCTCAGTCCTCAGGAACTGACCGGCGGAACGTTCACTATCACGAATGGTGGGGTGTATGGATCGCTGCTCTCAACCCCGATCGTCAATCCGCCACAGAGCGGAGTGCTCGGGATGCATGCCATCCAGGATCGTCCGATCGCTCTGAACGGACAGGTCGTCATCCGCCCGATGATGTATCTTGCACTGACCTACGATCACCGGATCGTGGACGGTCGCGAAGCCGTTACATTCCTGAAGCGGATCAAGGATTGTCTGGAAAATCCTGTTCGTCTGCTTCTGGACGTCTGA
- the lpdA gene encoding dihydrolipoyl dehydrogenase: protein MPQHDLVVIGAGPGGYVAAIRAAQLGLNVGCVEQEGALGGTCLRIGCIPSKALLEASELYKMAQHHLKEYGVGVDGVKLDLATMMKRKDSVVTGLTTGIAGLFRKNKITRYTGKGRIVAPGKVAVEGAEPVEIDAKKILIATGSYSAPLKGVEVDGNLIGTSTEALGFPTVPQHLVVIGAGVIGLELGCVWSRLGSKVTVLEYLNRILPGMDTEIATEAQKTLQKQGLEFRLGVRVTGARVVGQKCVVECDGQPPVECDRVLLAVGRLPNTNEIGLEKLNIARNQRGFITVDPHTFETSVPGIYAVGDCIPGPMLAHKAEDEGVAAAESIAGKYCHVNYDAIPSVVYTDPEIASVGKTEEQLKEAGIPYRKGIFPFLANGRAKAIGRTDGRVKMLAHAETDRVLGVHIIGAHAGDLIAEAAAAIEFGASSEDIARTSHAHPTLAEAIKEAAFAVDGRTIHL from the coding sequence ATGCCTCAACATGATCTGGTTGTCATTGGTGCCGGGCCCGGCGGATACGTTGCGGCGATTCGTGCGGCGCAATTGGGACTGAATGTCGGATGCGTCGAGCAGGAAGGAGCCCTGGGGGGGACCTGTCTGCGGATTGGTTGTATTCCCAGCAAAGCGCTGCTCGAAGCGAGCGAACTCTACAAGATGGCTCAGCATCATCTGAAGGAGTACGGCGTCGGCGTCGACGGGGTTAAGCTGGATCTTGCCACCATGATGAAGCGGAAGGATTCCGTCGTTACGGGTCTGACGACAGGGATTGCAGGCCTGTTCCGCAAGAACAAGATCACACGCTACACCGGCAAGGGGCGGATTGTCGCTCCAGGGAAAGTCGCGGTTGAAGGCGCCGAGCCCGTCGAAATTGACGCCAAGAAAATTCTGATCGCCACCGGCAGCTACTCTGCACCACTGAAAGGTGTCGAGGTCGACGGCAACCTGATTGGGACGAGCACCGAAGCTCTGGGCTTCCCCACCGTCCCACAGCATCTGGTGGTGATTGGTGCCGGCGTGATCGGACTGGAGCTGGGTTGCGTCTGGTCGCGACTTGGTTCCAAAGTGACCGTTCTCGAGTATCTGAACCGCATCCTACCGGGAATGGACACCGAGATTGCGACGGAAGCACAGAAGACTCTGCAGAAGCAGGGACTTGAGTTCCGGCTGGGCGTGCGAGTGACGGGAGCCCGCGTGGTCGGACAAAAGTGCGTTGTCGAATGCGATGGTCAGCCACCGGTGGAATGTGATCGCGTCCTCCTTGCTGTCGGACGACTTCCGAACACCAATGAGATTGGCCTGGAAAAGCTGAATATCGCTCGCAATCAGCGTGGATTCATCACAGTTGATCCTCACACGTTTGAAACCTCTGTACCCGGGATTTACGCCGTGGGAGACTGTATCCCCGGCCCGATGCTCGCTCACAAAGCCGAAGACGAAGGGGTTGCCGCCGCCGAGTCGATCGCGGGCAAGTACTGCCATGTGAACTACGACGCGATTCCTTCTGTCGTCTATACTGATCCGGAAATTGCCAGTGTCGGCAAGACCGAAGAGCAGCTGAAGGAAGCGGGAATTCCCTATCGGAAAGGAATCTTCCCGTTCCTGGCGAACGGTCGTGCTAAGGCGATTGGCCGAACCGATGGACGGGTCAAGATGTTGGCTCATGCCGAGACCGATCGAGTTCTGGGTGTCCACATTATCGGGGCTCACGCAGGGGACCTGATCGCCGAAGCGGCCGCTGCGATCGAGTTTGGTGCCAGCAGCGAGGACATCGCCCGTACCAGTCACGCGCACCCGACCCTCGCCGAAGCGATTAAGGAGGCGGCGTTCGCCGTCGACGGTCGAACCATCCATCTGTGA
- a CDS encoding biotin/lipoate A/B protein ligase family protein, whose product MSDGHLPEISWPASVLGYDETLPTPADNLALEEALLADVEAEPAKACLRFWEPKEYFVVLGRSNRVETEVNVKACADAGIRIFRRASGGGTVLIGPGCLCYSLALPITNLHRTLGVGGVTTKLMERIAVALSQHGPQVEVCGTSDLVWNNQKFSGNAQRWLKNAFLHQGTLLYDFDLDLLARCLAFPSRQPDYRRGRSHRDFVVNIPLGSVALREILRETWQARVADVTETLRAAATKISETRYNSSEWQL is encoded by the coding sequence ATGTCTGACGGTCACCTGCCCGAAATTTCCTGGCCTGCCTCTGTGCTGGGGTATGACGAGACATTGCCGACACCGGCTGACAATCTGGCTCTGGAGGAGGCGCTTCTTGCGGATGTCGAGGCGGAACCCGCGAAAGCCTGCCTGCGGTTCTGGGAGCCGAAAGAGTACTTTGTGGTGCTGGGGCGTTCGAACCGTGTCGAAACGGAAGTCAATGTAAAGGCGTGTGCGGACGCTGGGATCCGGATTTTTCGCCGGGCAAGTGGGGGTGGGACGGTGCTGATCGGACCGGGGTGCCTGTGCTATTCATTGGCGCTTCCCATCACCAATTTACATCGCACACTGGGGGTGGGGGGCGTCACGACAAAGTTGATGGAACGGATCGCTGTGGCTCTGAGTCAACACGGGCCTCAGGTTGAAGTGTGTGGAACGAGTGATCTGGTCTGGAACAATCAGAAGTTTTCGGGGAACGCGCAGCGCTGGCTGAAGAATGCGTTTCTCCATCAGGGAACACTGCTCTACGATTTCGATCTGGACCTGCTCGCCCGGTGTCTCGCCTTCCCGAGTCGACAGCCGGATTACCGGCGAGGTCGGAGTCATCGCGATTTTGTCGTCAACATCCCACTGGGGTCTGTGGCCCTCAGGGAAATTCTGCGTGAGACCTGGCAGGCCAGAGTGGCGGATGTGACAGAGACACTGAGAGCTGCGGCGACGAAAATCAGTGAGACGCGCTACAATTCATCGGAGTGGCAACTGTGA
- a CDS encoding 2Fe-2S iron-sulfur cluster-binding protein produces the protein MPKLTVEGFGEFDVPEGKRLVLALVEDAGVDQLHACGGVARCTTCRVEILAGEPEEMTVAEKNILQAKGASGVRLSCQIAVQNDMTVRCISRLQDSGRPGPGNVPTPEIAPLPEWTTK, from the coding sequence ATGCCCAAGTTGACCGTGGAAGGTTTTGGAGAGTTTGACGTTCCAGAGGGCAAGCGTCTGGTGTTGGCGTTGGTGGAAGATGCGGGTGTGGACCAGTTGCATGCCTGTGGGGGTGTCGCCCGGTGCACGACGTGTCGCGTCGAAATTCTGGCAGGCGAACCGGAAGAGATGACCGTCGCAGAAAAGAATATCCTTCAGGCGAAAGGGGCAAGTGGCGTACGCCTGAGCTGTCAGATCGCGGTTCAGAACGATATGACGGTACGCTGCATCAGTCGATTGCAGGATAGCGGTCGTCCCGGGCCAGGAAACGTTCCGACACCTGAGATCGCTCCACTGCCCGAATGGACGACGAAATAG
- a CDS encoding alkaline phosphatase, whose product MRGFGLVLCVGLCLLNLTERADCSDYMREIQQKAIEDNKADFGHWGHEPSNYKSWGSHSNRLIPVYTFGTLNAPDGVDLRSYTGKKSPYRSETELQRIYGRVPPDTLNDQAEYLDQTNLFQIQQAGFAKGKKYVFLVVFDGMDWQTTRAAAIYKTQRIAYTEGRGTGFHFQDYTANGTSQFGYMCTSPHNEGTQVDTNLQSVLNPGGTLFGGYSVSLGGPNAWTAGSDLLYPISGNKEGPIRHAYTDSSSSAVSMTAGIKTYNNGVNVDYAGNQVPTIAHLLQEQGISVGAVSSVPISHATPASAYAHNVHRDDYQDLTRDMIGRKSISHPDVPLPGMDVVIGGGFGDNRLVAGNPRKSTAGENFVPGNAYLTDADLEAIDVENGGKYVTSIRKPGVAGKAALQQAAERAAKEGHRLFGFYGVGKYAGHLPFATADGDFVPTIGRSNRAEEYEPADLAENPSLSDMAAAAMTVLSKNPKGFWLMVEPGDVDWANHDNNIDNSIGAVISGDAAVKTITDWVEQHSNWDESLLIVTADHGHYLVLEKPELLIQPR is encoded by the coding sequence ATGCGGGGATTCGGACTGGTCCTGTGCGTTGGTCTTTGCTTGCTGAATCTGACGGAACGAGCGGATTGTTCTGACTACATGCGCGAGATCCAGCAAAAGGCAATTGAGGACAACAAGGCTGACTTTGGGCACTGGGGACATGAGCCCTCAAACTACAAATCGTGGGGTTCTCACTCAAATCGCCTGATTCCCGTCTACACTTTTGGAACGCTCAACGCTCCGGACGGCGTGGATCTGAGAAGTTACACGGGCAAGAAGAGTCCCTACCGTAGTGAAACGGAACTCCAGCGGATTTATGGTCGTGTCCCCCCTGACACGCTGAATGACCAAGCCGAGTACCTCGATCAAACGAATCTCTTTCAAATTCAGCAGGCGGGATTTGCCAAGGGCAAGAAATACGTCTTTCTGGTCGTTTTCGACGGTATGGACTGGCAGACGACGCGAGCGGCAGCGATCTACAAGACTCAGCGAATTGCGTATACCGAGGGACGCGGGACGGGTTTCCATTTTCAGGACTATACGGCCAATGGAACGTCCCAGTTCGGTTATATGTGCACCAGTCCGCACAATGAAGGAACCCAGGTTGACACCAATCTTCAGTCTGTCTTGAACCCGGGTGGAACGCTTTTCGGTGGTTATTCTGTTTCGCTCGGCGGACCAAACGCCTGGACCGCCGGGAGTGACCTGCTCTACCCCATTTCGGGAAACAAAGAAGGACCCATCCGACACGCCTACACTGATTCGTCCAGTTCCGCTGTCAGCATGACCGCAGGCATCAAGACGTATAATAACGGGGTGAATGTGGACTACGCGGGAAATCAGGTTCCCACGATTGCTCATCTGCTGCAGGAACAGGGGATTTCGGTCGGAGCTGTTTCGAGTGTGCCGATCAGCCACGCGACGCCCGCTTCCGCCTATGCGCACAACGTCCACCGCGACGATTATCAGGATCTGACTCGTGACATGATTGGACGCAAGTCGATCAGTCATCCCGACGTTCCTCTGCCGGGGATGGATGTCGTGATCGGGGGTGGTTTCGGTGACAATCGTCTGGTTGCGGGAAACCCCAGGAAGTCGACGGCTGGTGAAAATTTTGTCCCCGGAAATGCGTATCTGACAGATGCGGATCTGGAAGCGATCGACGTCGAAAACGGTGGGAAGTACGTCACATCCATCCGCAAACCGGGTGTCGCAGGGAAGGCGGCCCTGCAACAGGCTGCCGAGCGCGCCGCGAAAGAGGGCCACCGGCTGTTCGGCTTCTACGGTGTCGGCAAGTATGCGGGACATCTTCCTTTCGCGACGGCGGACGGTGATTTTGTTCCGACTATCGGTCGATCGAATCGGGCTGAAGAGTACGAGCCTGCCGACCTCGCAGAGAACCCGAGTCTCAGTGATATGGCGGCGGCAGCAATGACAGTGCTGTCGAAGAATCCCAAAGGGTTCTGGTTGATGGTTGAACCAGGGGATGTCGACTGGGCAAACCACGACAATAACATCGATAACTCAATTGGAGCGGTCATCAGTGGTGACGCGGCCGTGAAAACCATCACGGACTGGGTTGAGCAGCACAGCAATTGGGACGAGTCTTTGCTGATTGTGACGGCAGACCACGGGCATTATTTAGTCCTGGAAAAGCCCGAACTTCTGATTCAGCCTCGGTAA